DNA from Diabrotica virgifera virgifera chromosome 10, PGI_DIABVI_V3a:
TTCGAGAGTGTCACTGCTGAAGGTACCggatatcgttttctaatatcctcGTCAAATAGGATTCAGATCTCATTAGAGCTGTATATAATTACTTCCCGACGGTCTCCTCCTTTTTGACATCTTcctatttctttcaatttttcttccactttttccatatcgaATTTTACCGCATTCTTGAATTTTTCTTTCACCTattcaattttctgtatctcctcaGCAAACTGGTTTACGTCTTcctgcattttctctaaataaaccttcatatcttcatatttttctattcggttttgaagtttcaagaaattttctttttattgattcattatattattatctcattttgttttactatctgtttattttgttgtttttcttttaaattttttaaagcgaataaaaaataaggtgatttcaaaattattttgtgttggtcaactaaaatcagggccgccgctaaagtgttggacgcccgtgtgcaacttaatatttgccgcccccttcCAACACTTTAGTCGTTTCAACGTAGGTACTAGCATTTAAAGAAATATGCAGGATACCATAACGCGTATATGAATAATAATTGCTCTGATCTCGACGTtactatatttaaatatataggcctggatcccgcgtaccaaaaaaaattgattaatagcaagctgaaaaattgttaatagcttacggtgtctattcggacaaactttgatgtatgggaacactggaacaggggaagttttaattgtggaacagggtaaaaatttggaacgtcagattacgaaaacgttccatgtattttgtcggacataacttccaattgatttgttaccatttcattaaactctcatgcagaaatcagactggtgtttatcaccaactgggcattttaatgagtgtaacacgaagaacatgtcaaatgacaaggAATCATGTTGGAAAAATCAATTGGATgctctgttcgacaaaatacatgggacgttttcgtaatctgacgttccaaatttttaaactgttccacaattaaaacttcccctgttgtAGTGTTCtggtacatcaaagtttgcccgactagacaccgttaagctattaaccagttttcagcttgctattaatcaacttttttttggtacgcgggacccaggcctatttgaaatacagtagtgtgcaaaagaaaagcgtgtctaaaatcatcaaattctcaaCTTAGACTGAACTATAACCCTATCCATAACAATACGtaagcataaaggaacaataACATAACAGCAACCgtcgagtaataaaaaagatttttttaaaccatctggtaataaaaaagacttttttattactcaatgagagcaacttaacaaacacttatctaaattctcggaaagtatcctattgtcgtatcgtactctcttaacaaatcatacatgttcagaatttgaaaaaatcgcataTGGGCCACATAGATAAAATTATCTTAAAATCCGAAATCCGCCAGCCACTTTGAACTAAAAAGCATTTCCGGAACTATTTTATGGCTacagctgcaaaagggcagttcatataataaataacattttctggcatttttgtttagattgtttagaatattagagtttataaaaatatctgaattattactatttaattttttgaatttattttcgttttaaaaaagtattatcattagttgcctgcttttggccgcccctataatcggccgcccgtgtgcgatgcacactttgcacacatggtagcggcggccctgactaaaatagcaatatgtagatCGTAGGTAGGAAGAAGAGggagaggaagacctcagatgcgatggaaggacgatattgtaaaagctgcaggaactaactggaaaaacgcagccaaagaaatggaaagatttggggaaggcctatgtccaaagttggatagaaatgggctaaaagaagaagaagatcgtaGGTACAAGAAATAATATTCAGTCATAGAatgcattaaaatgcgttttcaaggggttaaatattgaacatttttccggaccccgCCTTCCGCTGCGCTGGGGGGTAAACCCCCAGACCCCCTGGCAGGGGCTCCCCCAGATCAcctttgccccggggcccctaacatcgtagttacggccctgtctcACGGCCTTGTTATCTTTTCTATTATAACTTTGTGCCTAGTAAATTGTTTCATAAAGTTATATCCTACTTATATCTTTTTGAAATGTTAACTCGGAACAACTACTGATGAATGCCTGGCCATTCAACATTTTTCAGTCCTCGAAAGATTTTTCTCGTTTGCGGTTACGTTACACGGACTTATATATTAATCTAATCCGCGATCAAATTGTTTACACTAGGAATTTTAGATACATACTATGAAAAATAAATAGATCTAGAAATGAGAATATACAAGTGTTCACATGACGTACAGTGTCCAATAAATGCTTTATGTGATTGATATGTTTTTAAAATCAAGGACTCGATAACATTTTTCTACTTAAAATAACAGCTGATAAAGATATATCAGTTTACAAACATTTGAAGTACATTGTTTTGGTTTTTAAATCAGTGTGTTCTTAGCGATTTATGTTTGTGTACCTATATCTATCAATTTGGGCATAATCTTAAACATACTGTAAGCGCATgtatatatctatgtatttttaAATCCCTaaactttttatattatattttattgttatagAGGAGAGAAACAACATGAACAAACTTTGCCGCCAAGTTTCTATCGAGTCACCCGGGCCAGTAATCAAAGATTGTGTCTTCAATTTTGAAATTCCGGTTCCCAATGTTCCTCCAAATGGAGCTAGGATTCGTGTAGTATGCGCTGGTGCGTGCTACAGAATGAGAAACAGATCTTCATCTACATCCAGCGTATCTTCTATTAGCAGTGTACAATCTACAGAAGATACAGGTTATGGTCCAGCACATCATGGTGTAAGAGATGGCGCCTTATTTCCTGGATATGAAGTAGCTGGAGTTATCGATGAGTTGGATTCTGCCGTCTCTTCAAATGACTTCAAAGTGGGAACGCGTGTGATACTATATCCGTATGAAGGAATTCCACATGGATATGCAGAGTACATTGTTGTCCCTGATCTGGAATATCTAGTAAAAGTGCCAGATTCCTTGCCAATGAGTGTTGCTGCAATGTTGCCCACAGGTGCTCTTTTGGCTAAAAACGCAGTCGTCACAGCCCATCAGCATGTCACTGACTTATTAAAAGATAGGGCCGCTGATCATATCGTAAGAATCCTTATTGTTGGTACTGGAGGATTAGCTTTGTGGGCTCTTAGAATAGCTGAATATCACTTTAAGACCCCAGAATACAAGGACAGAGTAAAAATTACTGTTGCTACATTAAAAGATGAAGGTCTTATGATGGCTGCTGCCGAACTTAAATGGTGAGTATTTTTAATAGATATAATGTTTATGCATTTATTCTGTCAAACTATTACATTGTAgcataagttttttttaatttagaagaCGTGTACAGCCTTAAATTTATAGTTTCGCTACGTTAGCACCAGTTttgttaaatattaatttttatttgtctttaTTTTATCGATTCTCCAGAAAGTGCGGTGGCATATTCTATGATAATATTaccaatttcaaaaataaatataattgaaaTCCATTTACGGTAACCGATCAGCGGATTTGTAGTTTGTACTTTGTCCATTACAAATTCTGCGAAAAATCATGAAGGTTTTTTAAGTTAAACCACACAGTTTCCTAAGAAGCATTCTGCAAGTAATTGGGTTAAAAGAGCTGCTAGTCGTTAAGATCATCAAAATGTTAAATACATATCAATCATATCAATACATATCAACAATCATCAAAATGttaaatacatattaaaataaaacaaaaataagtgaTAGTGATATAGTCATACAATATCACTACTACACAAGTTTCAAGATTTGAGGGAGATAATTATTTTTGCAACATGTGactattatattataatgcttTTACTACtataaaattgttatatttttgttaatgAAACATGTAAAATCAGACATggattataaataattaaatgtataacattttgtattttggAGATCACAtcaaataccgggtgtccacttacattttcccccattttaacttcctataacttctaaacggctcaagatagaaatatgcggtcttg
Protein-coding regions in this window:
- the LOC126878466 gene encoding uncharacterized protein LOC126878466 gives rise to the protein MNKLCRQVSIESPGPVIKDCVFNFEIPVPNVPPNGARIRVVCAGACYRMRNRSSSTSSVSSISSVQSTEDTGYGPAHHGVRDGALFPGYEVAGVIDELDSAVSSNDFKVGTRVILYPYEGIPHGYAEYIVVPDLEYLVKVPDSLPMSVAAMLPTGALLAKNAVVTAHQHVTDLLKDRAADHIVRILIVGTGGLALWALRIAEYHFKTPEYKDRVKITVATLKDEGLMMAAAELKWVNIVQWNEDLYEKQLIERTKDACSGLVDIVIDFGTTSRSLHRSLQCLNSGGVVLVSEEVAERLLPKFSRLIQQRNQKIEAVAQGSIEQLKQLVQYVAQGDIKPPPYTEFSAEEASSVVQKLCMSEIPGRAILRFHDVQ